From Mycobacterium cookii:
AGCAACGATGACTTCCGGTATCGCGACGATTCTCAATCGGCACGTCCGTGACCGTGCTGGGCTCATCGACATCTTGTGGGATGTGCAACGCGAATCCGGCTACATCTCAGGCGAATCCGCCGCCGGGATCGCCGATTGGCTCGGGCTGTCCGTCGAGGATGTTCTGGAGACTGCGACGTTCTACCATTTCTTCCACACCACGCCGTCGGGCCGTCACCGAATTTATCTGAGCAACAACGTCATTGCGAAGATGCAGGGCCACCGCGAGGTGTATCAGGCCCTGGAAGTCGAGACCGGGACACGATTCGGCGGCCCCGGGTCGGACGACTTCGGGTTGTTCGAAACCGCGTGCATCGGGTTGAGCGACCACGAACCGGCGATGCTCATCGACGGTGTCGCCTTCACAGACCTGTCACCGGCTTCGGTCGGCGAGATCATCGAGGGACTGAAGAGAGGTGAGTCTGCGGCGCAGATCGCCAATCCGGCTGGGCTGTCACGCGACGATGTGGCATACGTCGACGCGCTGACACGCACCACCGTGCATACCGCGGGGCCGGTGTTCTTCTGCGGCGACACCGATTACAGCGCTTTGCGACACCGCTGCCTGGCGATGACCCCCGAGCGCGTGATCGCCACCGTCGCCGAGTCCGGCCTGCGGGGGCTGGGCGGCGCGGGTTTCCCGACCGGCACCAAGTGGAAGTTCTGCCGTGCGGCCACCGGCGACGAGAAATACATCATCTGCAACGCCGACGAAGGCGAGCCCGGGACCTTCAAGGACCGGGCGCTGCTGACGTATGCGCCCAAGCAGGTATTCGTGGGCATGGCGATCGCGGCCCACGGCGTTGGGGCCCGCAACGGCATCCTCTACCTTCGCGCAGAGTATGCGTATCTGCGCGATTACCTCGCCCGGCAGCTGGTGGAACTACGCGAGGATGGAGTGCTCGGCGACGGGTTCGAGATCCGCATCCAGTTGGGTGCCGGTGCCTACATCTGCGGCGACGAGACCGCGCTCCTCGAGTCCTGCGAGGGTAAGCGGGGAACGCCGCGACTCAAGCCGCCTTTCCCGGTCGAGCACGGGTTCCTGGGCAAGCCAACGGTGGTGAACAACGTCGAGACCTTCGCCGCGGTGACCCGGATCATGCAGGAGGGTGCCGAGTGGTTCGCGGCAATGGGTGTGCCGGGATCAACCGGCACCCGGCTGCTCAGCGTCGCCGGCGACTGCGCCGCTCCCGGGATCTACGAGGCGGAGTGGGGGGTGACGTTGCGTCAGGTGCTCGACATGGTCGGCGCCGACAACCCGCGGGCCGTACAGATCAGCGGCCCGTCTGGGGAGATGCTCTCGGTGGCCGCCGACGCTGACCGCAGGCTTGCCTACGACGATCTGTCCTGCAACGGCTCTTTCATGGTGTTCAATCACGACCGCGATCTGATCGACATCGTCGGGGACTTCATGCAGTTCTTCGTCGACGAGTCCTGCGGCATCTGTGTGCCGTGTCGTGCGGGCAACGTGATGCTGCGGCAGAAGATCGGGCTGGTGGCCGCGGGTCGGGCGGTCCGATCTGATCTCGACGACATGGTTGCCTGGGGTGGGATCGTCGCGCACACCAGCCGGTGCGGGCTCGGCGCCACCTCGCCCAACCCCATCCTGAGCACGCTGAACAAGTTCCCGGAAATCTATTCGGCCCGACTTCGTGAGCGCAACGGCGACCTGCTGCCGTCCTTCGACCCAGAGGCTGAGCTGACTGGCTACGCCCAAGCTGTTGCCGCGCTGGCACCCCGGGAGTCGCCGTGACCATCCGGATCGAGATCGACGGCAAGACCGTCACCTGCGAGGAGGGCAGGACGCTCGTCGACGTCGCCGCGGAGGCGGGCGTCTACATCCCGACCTTGTGCTATCTGCCCGAGCATCCTGTCCTGGGCACCTGCCGAGTGTGCTCGGTCAAGGTCAACGGCGCGGTCGCCCCCGCCTGTGCGGTCCAGGTCAGCGATGGGATGCGGGTGGAGGTCAACGACCCGGAGACCACCGATGCGCGTAAAGCGTTGGTGGAGTTGCTGTTCTCCGAGGGCAACCACAACTGCCCCAGCTGTGAAAAGGCCGGCCGGTGCACGCTGCAGGCGGTCGGCTACGAGGTGGACATGATGGTGTCCCGCTTCCCATACCAGTTCCCCGAGCGGGTTGCCGACCATGCGGCGGACAGGATCTGGCTGGAGCGCGACCGCTGCATCTTCTGCCAGCGTTGCGTGGAGTTCGTCCGGGATCGCGCGACAGGCAAGAAGATCTTCAGCATCAGCGGTCGCGGAGCTGATGCCCGCATTGAGATCGACGTCGAACTGGCCAACCAGATGCCCCCCGAGCAGGTCCGTGAGGCGGTCGACATCTGCCCGGTTGGAACGATTCTCGAAAAAGGGGTGGGGTATGACGAGCCTATCGGCGAGCGGCGCTACGACGTCGAATCGGTGAAAGACCGAGCGCTCGAACCATCGCGGAGGCATGAAACGTGACCTCGTCGAACCCCAACGAGTTTGCCTCGCACGAACTTCCGGCCACCCCGCTCGACCCGGAACTGGCCGCCAAGCGCGCCGGGAAGATCAAGGTCTCGATGATCAGCCTGTGCGGCTGTTGGGGATGTAGCTTGTCGTTGCTCGACATCGACGAGCGGATGATCGCCCTGTTGGACAAGATCACCATCCTGCGGTCGTCGTTCACCGACATCAAGCGCATTCCGGAGCGGTGCGCGATCGGATTCATCGAGGGCGGGGTCGCCAACGAGGACAATATCGAGACGCTGCGGCATTTCAGGGACAACTGCGATGTTCTGATCTCGGTCGGCGCCTGCGCGATTTGGGGTGGTGTCCCGGCGTTGCGTAATCTGGTGGGGCTCAAGGATTGTCTAGCGGAGGCTTATACAAACTCCCCGACGGCGCCGCCTGCCGCGAGCCCGGTTGTCCCCTATCACAATCGGATCCCCGTCCTCACCAACAACGTGTACCCGTGCCACGAGGTCGTGCAGATGGACTACTTCATCCCGGGCTGCCCCCCGGGGGCGGACGCGATCCTCGACGTTTTGGAAGACCTTGTCAACGGGCGTCCGGTGAATCTGCCCAAGTCTCTCAACCATTTCGACTGATCGGGGAATGGCCGCTGTGGCAACAACGCTCGTGATCGATCCGGTCACCCGAATCGAAGGACACGGAAAGGTGGTCATCGAACTTGACGACGACCGCAACGTGATCGACGCCAAGCTGCACGTGGTGGAGTTCCGCGGCTATGAGAAGTTCATCCAGGGCCACCCGTACTGGGAAGCGCCAGTTCTCATGCAGCGGATCTGCGGGATCTGCTTCGTCAGCCACCACCTTGGCGGGGCCAAGGCCCTCGACGAGATGATCGGCGTCGGGCCGGCGTCGGGCACTTATCTCACCCCGACCGCAATCAAGATGCGCCGGCTGGGTCACTACGCACAAATGCTGCAATCACACGTCACCGCCTACTTCTACTTGGTGGTGCCGGAGATGATGTTCGGGATCGACGCCGCACCCGAGCAGCGCAACTTCATCGGACTGATCGAGGCCAATCCTGGTCTCGTCAAACGCGTTGTCCGGCTGCGTAAGTGGGGCCAAGAGGTCATCGCCGCCGTCTTCGGAAAACGCATGCACGGCCTCTCCGCGGTGCCCGGCGGTGTCAACAAAAGCCTCACGGCCGCCGACGTCGACCGATTCCTGCGCGGCGATGACGGATTGTCCTCCATCGACGAGGTCATCGACGACGCTCAGTTGGGTCTGCAGATGTTCTACGACTTCCACGACGAGCATCGTGCCCAAGTCGACGGCTTCGCCAACGTGTCGGCGCTGAACATGTGTCTGGTGGACGATGACGGCAACGTCGATTATTACGACGGGCGACTCAGGGTCGTCGACGAGCAGAAGAAGCTCGTACGCGAGTTCGACTACCGCGACTATCTCGACCACTTCTCCGAGGGGGTCGAGAAGTGGACCTATATGAAGTTCCCGTTCCTCACCGATCTTGGCCGCGACGCGGGCTCGGTGCGGGTCGGCCCACTGGCCCGCCTCAACGTCACCCGGAGCCTGTCCACTCCCATCGCCGCCGAAGCGCTGGAGAAGTTCCACGCTTACACCGGCGGGCGCGCCAATAACATTACGCTGCACACCAATTGGGCGCGCACCATCGAAATCATCCACGCCGCAGAGGTTGTCAGGGATCTACTCAACGACCCCGACCTGCAAAAGGATGACCTGGTGGTGTCGCCCGGCGCCGATGCCTGGACCGGGGACGGGGTCGGTGTGGTGGAAGCCCCCCGGGGGACCCTTCTGCACCACTATCGCGCCGATCGCGAAGGCAATATCACCTTTGCCAACCTGATCGTGGCGACTACGCAGAACAACCAGGTGCTCAACCGGACGGTACGCAGCGTCGCCGAGGACTATCTCGGCGGCCAGGCTGAGATCACCGAGGGCATGATGAACGCCATCGAGGTGGGCATCCGCGCCTATGATCCCTGCCTGAGCTGCGCCACCCACGCCCTCGGGCAGATGCCGTTGATAGTTACCGTTGTGGACGCAAAGGGGCGGGTGCTCGATGAGCGTGCGCGCTGAACCGCACCGTGTCACGTTCGGGCTCTTCGACAACTCCACGTCGCTGATCTATGGCATCGGTAACGACGGACGTCAGGACGACGGATTGGGCTGGGCCTTCATCGACCGGCTCGAGCAGATCCATCCTCGGCCTCGCGCACGCCTGCGCCGTACCTATCAGCTGAGTCTCGAAGACGCGGATCTGATCAGCCGATACACCCGAGTTCTGTTCGTGGATGCCACCAAAGACCCTGGGGTCGAATCGTTTAACCTGAGCCTTCCGGAGCCGAGACTGGACTTCAGCTTCACCTCGCACGCACTCTCAGTGCCGGCGATCCTCGCGACCACCCAGCAGTGCTTCGAACACCTTCCGGAGGCCTACCTGCTGGCGATCCGCGGCTACGAGTGGGAACTCCAGCTGGGACTGACCAGCCCTGCGCAACACAACCTCAGCCGATCGCTGGAGTTCTTGTCGGTACCGCGTTAGCGCTGGCGGCTCAGGGGTGCAAAGCGTTGACTGCTTCGCCGACGGAGGCGAACAAGTGGTCCTCGCCGATCCGCGCCAGCAGGCCGCTCCGAGCCAAGGCGGCGCGGACCGTCTTATTGGTCCTTGCCATCGCAAAAGACACCTCACTGTGGTCCAGGTGTTCGAGCATCTCGCGTAATGTCCGGGCTCCGGTGTAATCGAGGTCAGTCATTCCCATCGCGTCGAGTACGACGAGCCCAAGTGAGTGACCTGCGTGGTCGACCGCTGCAGTCAAGTCGGTTCTGAAACGACCGGCGTTGGCATACCAGAGGGGTGTCGAGAACAGCACCACGAGGACCCCGGGAATCGCGATGGCGTGTTCGCTGCCGTCGAGCGGGGCCCAACTGGTGGTCGAGGGGATGCGGCCCAGCACGTGCAGGTGCGGGCGGGCGGTGAGGCGGGTGCGGTCGAGGATGGCCAGCGCGACCGCGACGGTGATGCCCTGCTCGACGCCGACGAGTGCGACCGTGAGCAGAGT
This genomic window contains:
- a CDS encoding NAD(P)H-dependent oxidoreductase subunit E, translated to MTSGIATILNRHVRDRAGLIDILWDVQRESGYISGESAAGIADWLGLSVEDVLETATFYHFFHTTPSGRHRIYLSNNVIAKMQGHREVYQALEVETGTRFGGPGSDDFGLFETACIGLSDHEPAMLIDGVAFTDLSPASVGEIIEGLKRGESAAQIANPAGLSRDDVAYVDALTRTTVHTAGPVFFCGDTDYSALRHRCLAMTPERVIATVAESGLRGLGGAGFPTGTKWKFCRAATGDEKYIICNADEGEPGTFKDRALLTYAPKQVFVGMAIAAHGVGARNGILYLRAEYAYLRDYLARQLVELREDGVLGDGFEIRIQLGAGAYICGDETALLESCEGKRGTPRLKPPFPVEHGFLGKPTVVNNVETFAAVTRIMQEGAEWFAAMGVPGSTGTRLLSVAGDCAAPGIYEAEWGVTLRQVLDMVGADNPRAVQISGPSGEMLSVAADADRRLAYDDLSCNGSFMVFNHDRDLIDIVGDFMQFFVDESCGICVPCRAGNVMLRQKIGLVAAGRAVRSDLDDMVAWGGIVAHTSRCGLGATSPNPILSTLNKFPEIYSARLRERNGDLLPSFDPEAELTGYAQAVAALAPRESP
- a CDS encoding 2Fe-2S iron-sulfur cluster-binding protein, yielding MTIRIEIDGKTVTCEEGRTLVDVAAEAGVYIPTLCYLPEHPVLGTCRVCSVKVNGAVAPACAVQVSDGMRVEVNDPETTDARKALVELLFSEGNHNCPSCEKAGRCTLQAVGYEVDMMVSRFPYQFPERVADHAADRIWLERDRCIFCQRCVEFVRDRATGKKIFSISGRGADARIEIDVELANQMPPEQVREAVDICPVGTILEKGVGYDEPIGERRYDVESVKDRALEPSRRHET
- a CDS encoding NADH-quinone oxidoreductase subunit B family protein yields the protein MTSSNPNEFASHELPATPLDPELAAKRAGKIKVSMISLCGCWGCSLSLLDIDERMIALLDKITILRSSFTDIKRIPERCAIGFIEGGVANEDNIETLRHFRDNCDVLISVGACAIWGGVPALRNLVGLKDCLAEAYTNSPTAPPAASPVVPYHNRIPVLTNNVYPCHEVVQMDYFIPGCPPGADAILDVLEDLVNGRPVNLPKSLNHFD
- a CDS encoding Ni/Fe hydrogenase subunit alpha, whose product is MAAVATTLVIDPVTRIEGHGKVVIELDDDRNVIDAKLHVVEFRGYEKFIQGHPYWEAPVLMQRICGICFVSHHLGGAKALDEMIGVGPASGTYLTPTAIKMRRLGHYAQMLQSHVTAYFYLVVPEMMFGIDAAPEQRNFIGLIEANPGLVKRVVRLRKWGQEVIAAVFGKRMHGLSAVPGGVNKSLTAADVDRFLRGDDGLSSIDEVIDDAQLGLQMFYDFHDEHRAQVDGFANVSALNMCLVDDDGNVDYYDGRLRVVDEQKKLVREFDYRDYLDHFSEGVEKWTYMKFPFLTDLGRDAGSVRVGPLARLNVTRSLSTPIAAEALEKFHAYTGGRANNITLHTNWARTIEIIHAAEVVRDLLNDPDLQKDDLVVSPGADAWTGDGVGVVEAPRGTLLHHYRADREGNITFANLIVATTQNNQVLNRTVRSVAEDYLGGQAEITEGMMNAIEVGIRAYDPCLSCATHALGQMPLIVTVVDAKGRVLDERAR
- a CDS encoding hydrogenase maturation protease, with protein sequence MSVRAEPHRVTFGLFDNSTSLIYGIGNDGRQDDGLGWAFIDRLEQIHPRPRARLRRTYQLSLEDADLISRYTRVLFVDATKDPGVESFNLSLPEPRLDFSFTSHALSVPAILATTQQCFEHLPEAYLLAIRGYEWELQLGLTSPAQHNLSRSLEFLSVPR